The proteins below are encoded in one region of Tachypleus tridentatus isolate NWPU-2018 chromosome 4, ASM421037v1, whole genome shotgun sequence:
- the LOC143249115 gene encoding uncharacterized protein LOC143249115 isoform X1, with protein MFFQCNILYLNQFCALFLFNAGPFKEIWCFVSDVFMFSSSCSLFSFDKYRSECSVIFPEKKKISASQETPHPSVADNTEIENGMTEEKLHIKEHISVIHRNQPLQPQVSCMFSGGDLRKMGNVEAGITFEPFTVPYLSPLVLRKEIENVLDHEGDDCLTKPEFVDQHPIIYWNLVWFCRRINVPTHVPGLCLQASSILKGHQVSDAWKSVDSHKVLV; from the exons ATGTTCTTCcagtgtaatattttgtatttgaatcaATTTTGTGCACTTTTTTTGTTTAATGCAGGCCCATTTAAAGAAATATGGTGTTTTGTAAgtgatgtttttatgttttccagcagttgttctttgtttagtttCGACAAGTACAGATCTGAATGCTCTGTAATCTTTCCAGAG aaaaaaaaaatatcagcTAGTCAGGAAACACCACACCCATCAGTTGCTGATAATACAGAGATAGAGAATGGTATGACAGAAGAAAAGTTGCACATCAAAGAACATATTTCAGTCATTCATAGAAACCAACCATTACAGCCTCAAGTATCTTGTATGTTCTCTGGTGGTGATTTGAGAAAGATGGGTAATGTGGAAGCAGGCATTACCTTTGAGCCATTTACAGTGCCTTATTTGAGTCCCCTAGTGTTGAGAAAAGAAATTGAGAATGTACTTGATCATGAAGGTGATGACTGTTTGACAAAACCAGAATTTGTGGATCAACATCCAATTATATATTGGAAtttg GTGTGGTTTTGTAGAAGAATCAATGTTCCAACTCACGTTCCAGGATTATGTCTTCAGGCATCAAGTATTTTAAAGGGTCATCAG gTGTCTGATGCATGGAAAAGTGTTGACAGTCACAAGGTGCTAGTTTGA
- the LOC143249115 gene encoding C-myc promoter-binding protein-like isoform X2, with translation MTEEKLHIKEHISVIHRNQPLQPQVSCMFSGGDLRKMGNVEAGITFEPFTVPYLSPLVLRKEIENVLDHEGDDCLTKPEFVDQHPIIYWNLVWFCRRINVPTHVPGLCLQASSILKGHQVSDAWKSVDSHKVLV, from the exons ATGACAGAAGAAAAGTTGCACATCAAAGAACATATTTCAGTCATTCATAGAAACCAACCATTACAGCCTCAAGTATCTTGTATGTTCTCTGGTGGTGATTTGAGAAAGATGGGTAATGTGGAAGCAGGCATTACCTTTGAGCCATTTACAGTGCCTTATTTGAGTCCCCTAGTGTTGAGAAAAGAAATTGAGAATGTACTTGATCATGAAGGTGATGACTGTTTGACAAAACCAGAATTTGTGGATCAACATCCAATTATATATTGGAAtttg GTGTGGTTTTGTAGAAGAATCAATGTTCCAACTCACGTTCCAGGATTATGTCTTCAGGCATCAAGTATTTTAAAGGGTCATCAG gTGTCTGATGCATGGAAAAGTGTTGACAGTCACAAGGTGCTAGTTTGA